In Triticum urartu cultivar G1812 unplaced genomic scaffold, Tu2.1 TuUngrouped_contig_5991, whole genome shotgun sequence, one DNA window encodes the following:
- the LOC125529982 gene encoding BTB/POZ and MATH domain-containing protein 2-like has product MEGSQSSIVRVPARCTAETQTSRATVAFEIAGYSLHKGLGRGKYLRSPAFSVGGYEWCIRYYPDGSPDEASEGYVSVFLKLLTKNAEVRATYNLMLVEPVKGQSTVVLSSEEPQVFDRERPSWGLRRFMKTTAEVEWANLWNDCLVIECEVTVIKETFDVHVPPSDLSDNLATLLEGKKGADVTFKVQGKVFSAHKILLAMRSPVFEAEFYGPLGNKGAQNGHDWLADKNWQANIWHFQQVTALKLAKILLVLRGWLGANQLLDKILVCLPIGNPNFGSKPSSLDITIDDMQPAVFRAFLHFIYTDSMPSMRDLEDDDKIEMVKHLLVAADKYGMERMKRICEGMLCKSLDVETVAAILALADQHHCSNLKDACIEFMLSSNRMNDVMASQGYAHLKRYSPDVIVDVFERAARSCKI; this is encoded by the coding sequence ATGGAAGGTTCGCAGAGTTCAATAGTGAGGGTGCCGGCGAGGTGCACAGCAGAGACGCAAACGTCGCGGGCCACGGTTGCGTTCGAGATCGCTGGCTACAGCCTTCACAAGGGCCTCGGTAGAGGCAAATACCTCCGTTCTCCGGCATTCTCCGTCGGCGGCTACGAATGGTGCATCCGCTACTACCCCGACGGAAGCCCAGACGAGGCGAGCGAAGGTTACGTCTCTGTCTTCCTCAAGCTCTTGACCAAGAACGCCGAGGTGAGGGCGACCTACAATTTGATGCTTGTGGAGCCGGTTAAGGGGCAGTCGACTGTGGTGCTCTCCTCCGAAGAGCCACAAGTGTTCGACCGTGAAAGGCCATCCTGGGGCTTGCGGAGGTTCATGAAGACCACTGCTGAAGTAGAGTGGGCGAACCTGTGGAACGATTGTCTCGTGATCGAGTGTGAGGTCACTGTTATCAAGGAAACATTTGATGTCCATGTGCCGCCCTCTGACCTTTCGGATAATCTTGCAACATTGCTAGAGGGGAAGAAAGGAGCGGACGTGACATTTAAGGTTCAAGGGAAGGTATTTTCTGCTCATAAGATTTTGCTTGCGATGCGATCACCGGTCTTCGAAGCAGAGTTCTATGGGCCGCTGGGGAACAAGGGGGCGCAGAACGGGCATGATTGGCTGGCAGACAAAAATTGGCAAGCCAACATTTGGCATTTCCAACAAGTGACAGCTCTAAAACTTGCCAAAATTTTGCTAGTTTTAAGAGGTTGGCTAGGTGCCAACCAATTGCTAGACAAAATTTTGGTTTGCTTACCTATTGGCAACCCAAATTTTGGCAGCAAACCAAGCAGCCTTGACATAACAATTGATGACATGCAGCCTGCTGTTTTCAGGGCATTTCTTCACTTCATCTACACAGATTCAATGCCTTCCATGAGAGATCTTGAGGATGATGACAAAATAGAAATGGTTAAGCACTTACTCGTGGCTGCAGATAAGTATGGGATGGAAAGGATGAAGAGGATATGTGAAGGCATGCTATGCAAGAGTCTTGATGTTGAGACTGTGGCTGCCATATTAGCTCTAGCTGACCAGCACCATTGCAGCAACCTCAAAGATGCTTGCATCGAATTTATGCTCTCTTCGAATAGAATGAATGATGTGATGGCAAGCCAAGGGTATGCACACCTCAAAAGATATTCTCCTGATGTCATTGTAGATGTGTTTGAGAGAGCAGCTAGGTCCTGCAAAATTTAG